One Felis catus isolate Fca126 chromosome D1, F.catus_Fca126_mat1.0, whole genome shotgun sequence DNA segment encodes these proteins:
- the LOC111559082 gene encoding olfactory receptor 56A3-like — protein MTAHQNGTISSEVSDFLLNCFVRSHTWQLSFSLPLSLLFFLAMGANGVLLITIWLEASLHEPMYYLLSILSLLDIVLCLTVIPKVLAIFWFELKYISFYACFLQMYIMNCFLAMESCTFMVMAYDRYVAICHPLRYPSIITDQFVVKAAIFILARNSIVTMPIPILSSQLHYCGTNVIDNCICANMFVSRLSCNDVTISRIYQFVAGWTLLGSDLILIFLSYTLILRAVLRLKAEGAVAKALSTCGSHFILILFFSTILLVFVLTHVVKKKVSPDVPVLLNVLHHVIPAALNPIVYGVRTQEIKQGIQRLLKKGW, from the coding sequence atgACAGCACACCAAAATGGCACCATCTCCTCTGAGGTTTCAGACTTCCTCCTGAATTGTTTTGTCAGGTCCCACACCTGGcaactttctttttccctccccctaagccttctcttcttcctggccATGGGGGCCAATGGTGTTCTCCTGATCACTATATGGCTGGAAGCCTCTCTGCATGAGCCCATGTACTATCTACTCAGCATCCTCTCCCTATTGGACATTGTGCTCTGCCTCACTGTCATTCCCAAGGTCCTGGCCATCTTTTGGTTTGAACTCAAGTACATCAGCTTCTATGCCTGCTTCCTCCAGATGTACATTATGAACTGTTTCCTTGCCATGGAGTCCTGCACATTCATGGTCATGGCCTATGACCGTTATGTGGCCATCTGCCACCCACTGAGGTACCCATCCATCATCACTGACCAATTTGTAGTCAAggctgccatttttattttggccAGGAATAGTATTGTTACAATGCCTATCCCCATTCTATCATCCCAACTCCATTATTGTGGGACAAATGTCATTGACAATTGCATCTGTGCCAATATGTTTGTCTCCAGGCTCTCTTGTAATGATGTCACCATCAGTCGCATCTACCAGTTTGTTGCAGGCTGGACACTGCTAGGATCTGACCTCATCCTCATCTTCCTCTCCTACACCCTCATATTGCGAGCTGTGCTGAGACTCAAGGCAGAGGGTGCTGTGGCCAAGGCCCTGAGCACATGTGGCTCCCACTTCATCCTTATCCTCTTCTTCAGCACCATCCTTCTGGTCTTCGTGCTCACTCATGTGGTGAAGAAGAAGGTCTCCCCTGATGTTCCAGTCTTGCTCAACGTCCTCCACCATGTCATCCCCGCAGCCCTCAACCCCATAGTTTATGGAGTGCGGACCCAGGAGATCAAGCAAGGAATCCAGAGATTACTGAAGAAAGGGTGGTAA